A genome region from Akkermansiaceae bacterium includes the following:
- the creB gene encoding two-component system response regulator CreB: MPRLLLVEDEPAIADTLVYVLEGDCHRVSHAMTGVDALALQEAEPHELAILDVGLPDMTGFDLCRKLREKWPIPVIFLTARDGEIDRVLGLEIGGDDYVTKPFSPREVAARVRAVLRRAGAAADAAKSAEGGLSVDDGAKRILCGGARLDLTAHEFKLAAVLIGHPGQVFSRDQLLDHAWDDPGAVTDRTVDAHVKSLRAKLRAMVPGAEEMIVTRRGLGYSYSAQGS; encoded by the coding sequence ATGCCCCGCCTGCTGCTTGTCGAAGACGAACCCGCGATCGCCGATACCCTGGTCTATGTTCTGGAGGGCGATTGCCATCGGGTGAGCCATGCGATGACGGGCGTGGATGCGCTGGCCTTGCAGGAGGCGGAGCCGCATGAGCTGGCGATCCTCGATGTGGGCCTGCCGGACATGACGGGCTTCGACCTGTGCCGGAAGCTCCGCGAAAAATGGCCTATCCCGGTGATTTTCCTGACGGCGCGGGATGGGGAGATCGACCGGGTGCTTGGGCTGGAGATCGGGGGGGACGACTATGTGACGAAGCCGTTTTCCCCGAGGGAGGTTGCGGCGCGGGTGCGGGCGGTGCTGCGCAGGGCGGGCGCAGCGGCGGATGCGGCGAAATCGGCGGAGGGTGGCTTGAGTGTGGACGACGGAGCGAAGCGGATTCTCTGCGGCGGTGCGAGGCTGGATCTGACGGCACATGAGTTCAAGCTGGCGGCGGTGCTCATCGGGCATCCGGGGCAGGTGTTTTCGCGCGACCAATTGCTCGACCATGCATGGGATGATCCGGGTGCGGTGACGGACAGGACGGTGGATGCGCATGTGAAAAGCCTGCGCGCGAAGCTGCGGGCCATGGTTCCGGGGGCGGAGGAGATGATCGTGACCCGGCGCGGGCTGGGGTATTCGTATTCGGCGCAGGGATCCTGA
- a CDS encoding alkaline phosphatase D family protein, translated as MRKTNLLIAAGVASGMAGAKPIPILNPSGEVNPGTSPTAISNPAVIGWNGSGSGAQVIKSDTDFGNGAWRLSIEDSVEAWQMTPHVIAAGDAFSLRFDAAMFSGNLPGGGSGFVPTGTLVGGALRNGDFNDPAVTGNSFAELPEWQNLGGAQTTEASKTDLAFDGTRNAVMSNNGTRKFAVDTGHTLAAGEIFRVGFVWRDASNWDDAADTVAVTLYTTDSNTIDGARTVLQTLQSPASTQDSTYEQATLTFNAVAAAAAGKRLFAFFEGIDGNPANTTNIGFARLDNFTLERGTNQSTVPERQIIAELYVDDGGARLPVASRTYDFKTPVAKAWDHYHLAVPAAALDAHAGKTVGVRFRSNDQGIGNFQSFDNVRLDVWPTVSPDGSFSDNWNSTPNQTWAGPGYWANRLQDWEVSGNRVQCINGARERLTLHRPGTSIRGNGGNFTLGVRTGVNTGTSSAGSRAGFLLGAAPNVDWRGALLVHDGMGRDFGLFLGITGNGNLVIEDYSTGAVTALATSAVTGGFVQNTRLSLAATYNPAPGTYTLALTAFNSGGTQTGTVSFSVPSDRVLGAFGLLSHFGTSAATHWFDDFSGTGSALNPEPDRHLAIIGAMHTLSKGKLKLTAQLSPISLASSPSVALDTWNGSAWNQIATAPVDNTDNLSSYTATFSITGWNDKVDTPYRLRVSINGTDYPWTGTIRRDPVEKEKITLAMVTCQRINDGNLQNNGFDWSPVMLWHPHTQSYGHIAKHNPDVLLAHGDQIYEGQPTNKDSNSGATNRQLDYLYKWNLWVLQARELTRDIPTVAIPDDHDVFQGNLWGEGGVTTNTEALGGYVEPASWVKMVERTQTSNLPDPDPYNPVQPAPAVAQGIKVYFTGMTYGRLGFAILEDRKFKTGPNSPPSDPAQQHMLGERQHDFLREWNKDWRGQDLKLVVSQSPLAMLNTHASAGYNFRLTDRDAHGWPVHRRNDAWRLLRASRMFQLAGDQHVATLAHHGTDSPRDAGISFAAPAMANFFPRIFDPVHNASGTTPTVSPYLGDYFFNGNGTLPDGVTPNLTASDPHHFAILGAGNSDEYYQRTSGINPPNYHDRGAGYGITRVNKTTREITFESWPIHADPEYPQTGSQFADWPQTYRQTDNDGRVPTGFLPVIDTLWRENPVVRVFDETSGELVHAMRVRGTRYRPPVYDNGTTYRVEIAYGDAPVSETLNGQTAAVAGAPAIQYFGAVQPSILLGGTATLEWDVISPATLTIDQGLGDVLPQTVDGIGFARVSPQVDTTYTLTLNGGATATTTVRVFGGRAAWDDAYFTPADKADPEIFGGGKDPDGDGFSNDEEFQFQTNPRDSSSRPRLQGSVKLEGSQLTVDFDMSYPVDPAAAKLIVETSPTLQGWQEVPANSYVETGRENFPSVGTSRVLVRLTDTVSSSHDSRFYRARWELR; from the coding sequence ATGCGCAAAACCAATCTCTTGATTGCTGCGGGCGTAGCATCCGGCATGGCCGGTGCGAAGCCCATCCCGATTCTCAATCCCTCCGGCGAGGTGAACCCGGGAACCAGCCCGACCGCCATTTCGAATCCCGCTGTCATCGGCTGGAACGGATCCGGATCCGGTGCGCAGGTGATCAAAAGCGACACCGATTTCGGCAACGGTGCCTGGCGGCTGAGCATCGAGGACAGCGTGGAGGCATGGCAGATGACCCCGCACGTCATCGCGGCGGGGGACGCCTTCTCGCTGCGCTTCGATGCTGCGATGTTTTCGGGCAACCTGCCGGGGGGCGGGAGCGGTTTCGTGCCGACCGGGACCCTCGTCGGCGGTGCGCTGCGCAACGGCGATTTCAACGATCCGGCGGTGACCGGCAACTCCTTCGCTGAACTGCCGGAATGGCAGAACCTGGGCGGCGCGCAGACGACCGAGGCATCGAAAACCGATCTTGCTTTCGACGGCACCCGCAACGCCGTGATGTCCAACAACGGCACCCGTAAATTTGCCGTCGACACCGGTCACACGCTTGCGGCCGGTGAGATCTTCCGGGTGGGCTTCGTGTGGCGCGATGCAAGCAACTGGGATGACGCCGCCGACACCGTGGCGGTCACGCTCTACACCACGGACAGCAACACCATCGATGGCGCGAGGACGGTGCTGCAGACGCTCCAGTCCCCGGCCTCCACGCAGGACAGCACCTACGAGCAGGCCACTTTGACCTTCAATGCCGTCGCTGCGGCAGCCGCAGGCAAGCGGCTGTTCGCCTTCTTCGAGGGGATCGACGGCAATCCCGCGAATACCACCAACATCGGCTTCGCCCGCCTCGACAACTTCACGCTGGAACGCGGCACCAATCAGAGCACCGTACCGGAGCGGCAGATCATCGCCGAGCTCTACGTCGATGACGGCGGCGCGCGGCTGCCGGTGGCCTCACGCACCTACGATTTCAAGACACCGGTCGCCAAGGCATGGGATCATTACCACCTCGCCGTCCCGGCTGCGGCGCTCGACGCCCATGCGGGCAAAACCGTCGGCGTGAGGTTCCGCTCGAACGACCAAGGCATCGGAAACTTCCAGAGCTTCGACAACGTCAGGCTGGACGTATGGCCCACAGTGTCGCCCGACGGCTCGTTTTCCGACAACTGGAACAGCACCCCCAATCAGACTTGGGCAGGCCCTGGATACTGGGCGAACCGGCTGCAGGACTGGGAGGTCAGCGGCAACCGCGTGCAATGCATCAATGGTGCGCGCGAGCGCCTCACCCTCCACCGTCCCGGCACCTCGATCCGTGGAAACGGCGGGAATTTCACGCTCGGCGTGCGCACCGGGGTGAACACCGGCACTTCCAGCGCAGGCTCCCGCGCCGGGTTCCTGCTCGGTGCCGCACCCAACGTCGATTGGCGCGGCGCACTGCTCGTCCACGACGGCATGGGCCGTGACTTCGGGCTGTTCCTCGGCATCACTGGAAACGGGAATCTCGTGATCGAGGATTACTCGACCGGTGCGGTCACCGCGCTGGCAACGTCAGCTGTCACCGGAGGATTCGTCCAGAACACCCGCCTCAGCCTTGCCGCCACCTACAACCCGGCACCCGGCACCTACACGCTTGCCCTCACCGCGTTCAATTCGGGCGGCACCCAGACCGGCACGGTCAGCTTCAGCGTCCCTTCCGACCGCGTGCTCGGCGCGTTCGGCCTGCTCAGCCATTTCGGAACCTCCGCGGCCACCCATTGGTTCGACGATTTCTCCGGCACCGGCTCCGCCCTGAATCCCGAGCCCGACCGCCACCTCGCGATCATCGGCGCGATGCACACGCTCTCGAAGGGGAAACTGAAACTCACCGCCCAGCTCTCGCCGATCAGCCTCGCCTCCAGCCCGTCCGTCGCCCTCGACACCTGGAACGGGTCGGCGTGGAACCAGATCGCCACCGCTCCGGTGGACAACACCGACAACCTTTCGTCCTACACCGCGACCTTTTCGATCACAGGATGGAACGACAAGGTGGACACCCCGTACCGCCTGCGGGTCAGCATCAACGGCACCGACTACCCGTGGACCGGCACGATACGCCGGGATCCCGTGGAAAAGGAGAAAATCACCCTCGCCATGGTCACCTGCCAGCGGATCAACGACGGCAACCTCCAGAACAACGGCTTCGACTGGTCCCCGGTGATGTTGTGGCATCCCCACACCCAGTCCTACGGCCACATCGCCAAGCACAATCCCGACGTTCTGCTCGCCCACGGCGACCAGATCTACGAGGGACAGCCGACCAACAAGGACAGCAACTCGGGTGCCACCAACCGCCAGCTCGACTACCTCTACAAGTGGAACCTTTGGGTGCTGCAGGCGCGCGAACTCACCCGCGACATCCCGACGGTCGCCATCCCCGATGACCATGACGTTTTCCAGGGAAACCTGTGGGGTGAGGGAGGGGTCACGACCAACACCGAGGCCTTGGGCGGCTATGTCGAGCCCGCCTCATGGGTGAAAATGGTGGAGCGCACCCAGACCTCGAACCTCCCCGATCCGGATCCCTACAATCCCGTCCAGCCAGCGCCGGCCGTCGCCCAAGGGATCAAGGTGTATTTCACCGGCATGACCTACGGCCGCCTGGGCTTCGCCATCCTTGAGGACAGGAAATTCAAGACCGGCCCCAACAGCCCGCCGTCCGATCCCGCCCAGCAGCATATGCTCGGCGAGCGCCAGCACGACTTCCTCCGCGAATGGAACAAGGACTGGCGCGGGCAGGATCTGAAACTCGTCGTTTCGCAATCGCCGCTCGCGATGCTCAATACCCACGCCAGCGCCGGATATAATTTCCGTCTCACCGACAGGGACGCCCACGGTTGGCCCGTCCACCGCCGCAACGACGCATGGCGGCTTTTGCGCGCCTCGCGCATGTTCCAGCTCGCCGGGGACCAGCACGTCGCCACCCTCGCCCACCACGGGACCGATTCCCCGCGTGACGCCGGCATTTCCTTCGCCGCCCCGGCGATGGCGAACTTTTTCCCGCGCATCTTCGATCCTGTCCACAACGCATCCGGCACCACCCCGACCGTCAGCCCCTATCTGGGCGACTATTTCTTCAACGGCAACGGCACGCTGCCGGACGGCGTGACGCCGAACCTGACGGCGAGCGACCCGCATCACTTCGCCATCCTCGGGGCGGGGAACTCGGACGAATATTATCAGCGCACCAGCGGAATCAATCCGCCGAACTACCATGACCGGGGTGCCGGATACGGCATCACCCGGGTCAACAAGACCACCCGCGAGATCACCTTCGAGAGCTGGCCCATCCATGCCGATCCGGAATACCCGCAGACCGGTTCGCAGTTCGCCGACTGGCCGCAGACGTACCGCCAGACCGACAACGACGGCCGCGTCCCCACCGGTTTCCTGCCTGTGATCGACACCCTCTGGCGCGAGAATCCGGTCGTCCGCGTATTCGATGAAACCAGCGGCGAGCTGGTCCATGCCATGCGCGTCCGCGGCACCCGCTACCGCCCGCCGGTGTATGACAACGGCACCACCTACCGCGTGGAGATCGCTTACGGGGACGCCCCGGTTTCGGAAACGCTCAACGGGCAGACCGCCGCCGTCGCGGGCGCTCCTGCGATCCAATATTTCGGCGCGGTGCAACCCTCCATCCTGCTGGGCGGCACCGCCACGCTGGAATGGGATGTCATTTCGCCGGCGACCCTCACCATCGACCAGGGGCTGGGCGATGTCCTGCCCCAGACCGTGGACGGCATCGGTTTCGCCCGGGTTTCCCCGCAGGTTGACACCACCTACACGCTCACCCTCAACGGCGGCGCAACCGCCACCACGACGGTTCGCGTGTTCGGCGGCCGGGCTGCTTGGGACGACGCCTATTTCACCCCGGCGGACAAGGCCGATCCGGAAATCTTCGGCGGCGGCAAGGATCCCGATGGCGACGGCTTCAGCAACGACGAGGAGTTCCAATTCCAGACAAATCCCCGGGATTCTTCCTCAAGACCCAGGCTACAGGGCAGCGTGAAGCTGGAAGGGTCGCAGCTCACCGTGGATTTCGACATGTCCTACCCCGTGGATCCCGCCGCCGCGAAGCTGATTGTGGAGACCAGCCCCACATTGCAGGGCTGGCAGGAGGTTCCGGCCAACAGCTACGTGGAAACGGGACGGGAAAATTTCCCCTCCGTCGGAACCAGCCGGGTTCTGGTGCGCCTCACGGACACAGTGTCGTCATCCCATGACAGCCGTTTCTACCGGGCTCGGTGGGAGCTGAGATAG
- the creC gene encoding two-component system sensor histidine kinase CreC → MRITRITLIIIALIIGAGFNLLVRKQLADVEPQLFQATEEAMVDAANILSAVAEQGFGEDGFDPTALRKAMDGAHGKELDAEIHKHTKRKVGMDVYVTDAAGIVLFDSGHPEREGQDFSRENDVYLTLRGKYGARSSRLVEEDETSSVLYVAAPIGDPGKPLGVLAAYKAQADVLPIIRRRISEIWWGTGLVGGGILFCVGVVFVWHYRPISKLTEYARDIEMGRRRPLPSLGLGKEVNTLARALESMRESLEGRQFAERYVQTLTHEMKSPLAAIRGAAELLNEDAGAMKEGDRKRFLGNISAEAVRADRLLAKLLELSVIEGKAALDVSEVMDLRLLLQRVVSESGAMADLAGVSIGLLDSPRPAMAQGDPFILRAAITSLLENAVDFSPAGGVVAVGVEPGRDFHRIVIEDRGEGIPEYARDKVFERFFSLRHMRSGRKGTGLGLTLVREAAVLHHGSVAMEAAEPQGTRAVLSIPAC, encoded by the coding sequence ATGAGGATTACCCGGATCACGCTCATCATCATCGCGCTGATCATCGGCGCGGGGTTCAACCTGTTGGTGAGGAAGCAGCTTGCGGATGTCGAGCCGCAGCTTTTCCAGGCGACCGAGGAGGCGATGGTGGACGCGGCGAACATCCTTTCCGCCGTTGCGGAACAGGGCTTCGGGGAGGATGGATTCGATCCAACGGCGCTGCGGAAGGCGATGGATGGGGCGCATGGGAAAGAGCTTGATGCGGAGATCCACAAGCACACGAAGCGGAAGGTGGGGATGGATGTCTATGTGACGGATGCGGCGGGGATCGTGCTCTTCGATTCCGGCCATCCGGAAAGGGAGGGGCAGGATTTCTCGCGGGAGAACGATGTGTATCTGACGCTGCGGGGGAAATACGGTGCGCGCAGCAGCAGGTTGGTCGAGGAGGACGAAACAAGCTCGGTGCTGTATGTCGCAGCCCCCATCGGCGATCCGGGCAAGCCGCTCGGGGTGCTGGCGGCATACAAGGCGCAGGCGGATGTGCTGCCCATCATACGCCGCAGGATTTCGGAGATCTGGTGGGGCACCGGGCTGGTTGGGGGCGGGATCCTTTTCTGCGTGGGGGTTGTGTTCGTATGGCATTACCGTCCCATCTCGAAGCTCACGGAGTATGCCAGGGACATCGAGATGGGGAGACGGCGGCCGCTGCCTTCCCTGGGGCTGGGCAAGGAGGTGAACACGCTGGCGCGGGCGCTGGAGTCGATGCGCGAGTCGCTGGAGGGGCGGCAGTTCGCGGAGCGCTACGTGCAGACTCTGACGCATGAGATGAAAAGCCCGCTTGCGGCGATACGCGGTGCGGCGGAACTGCTCAACGAGGATGCGGGTGCTATGAAGGAGGGCGACAGGAAACGGTTTCTCGGGAACATCTCGGCGGAGGCGGTCAGGGCGGACAGGCTGCTTGCGAAGCTGCTTGAGCTGTCCGTCATCGAGGGCAAGGCGGCGCTTGATGTCTCGGAGGTGATGGATCTGCGGCTGCTGTTGCAGAGGGTTGTTTCGGAATCCGGTGCGATGGCGGACCTGGCCGGGGTTTCCATCGGGTTGCTGGATTCGCCGCGGCCTGCGATGGCGCAGGGCGATCCTTTCATCCTGAGGGCGGCGATCACGAGCCTGCTGGAGAATGCGGTGGATTTCTCGCCGGCCGGCGGGGTGGTGGCTGTGGGCGTGGAGCCGGGGAGGGATTTCCACCGCATCGTCATCGAGGACAGGGGTGAGGGGATCCCGGAGTATGCGCGGGATAAGGTTTTCGAGAGGTTCTTTTCCCTGCGCCACATGCGTAGCGGGAGGAAAGGCACGGGTCTGGGGCTGACCCTGGTCAGGGAGGCGGCGGTGCTACACCATGGCAGCGTGGCGATGGAAGCGGCGGAACCGCAGGGAACCCGGGCGGTGCTGTCCATCCCCGCGTGTTGA
- a CDS encoding PEP-CTERM sorting domain-containing protein → MKNPIITLLLAVASAGTLPAAVSITVVNTVPNGTQSGGSGTGFGELSTSSGTISSNNGLPTTTYTVQGVDLTSVGGGSNATFTFTVTYTSTTNGSTPSTVNFTNTFGNVAVGGDNFVSGTETLTATIALTSSSFTGLSLTGFTNTRIGNLTTTGESGTLTHGGGTTPFANGSPNVIIYPISGNFVTYAVDGATTVNFEGFTAQFDAVPEPASASLVALGAVALLRRRRAA, encoded by the coding sequence ATGAAAAATCCAATCATCACCCTCCTGCTTGCCGTCGCTTCCGCAGGCACGCTGCCCGCCGCCGTATCCATTACGGTAGTAAACACCGTCCCGAATGGCACCCAATCCGGAGGCTCAGGAACCGGATTTGGCGAGCTCAGCACATCGTCAGGAACCATTTCCTCGAACAACGGTTTGCCCACCACCACCTACACGGTCCAGGGCGTTGACCTCACCTCAGTCGGTGGTGGCTCAAATGCAACATTTACATTCACCGTCACCTACACTTCGACAACAAACGGAAGCACGCCCAGCACCGTGAACTTCACCAACACTTTCGGCAACGTGGCGGTCGGCGGTGACAACTTTGTCAGCGGGACTGAGACACTCACCGCCACAATCGCACTCACAAGCTCAAGTTTTACGGGCCTATCGCTCACAGGATTCACCAACACGAGGATCGGCAATTTGACGACCACCGGCGAATCTGGCACTCTGACCCATGGAGGTGGAACCACACCTTTCGCCAACGGTTCGCCCAATGTAATCATCTATCCGATTTCAGGCAACTTCGTGACCTATGCGGTGGACGGAGCGACGACCGTCAACTTCGAAGGCTTCACGGCGCAATTTGACGCGGTTCCCGAACCCGCCTCCGCCTCGCTTGTTGCTCTCGGAGCCGTCGCCCTGCTCCGCCGCCGCCGTGCAGCCTGA